TCGCATGGTGAAATAGACCACAATCGACGAAAAAGCCCCCGGCAGAATATGGCGAAACAGAATGATGAAGTCGGATGCGCCAACGCTTCTGACGGCTTCAATATAGGTCATGTTTTTCAGCACCAGCGTGCTGCTGCGCACCAGTCTGGCAAAGGCGGGAACCGAAAACACTGCAACGGCCGCCACCACATTGACCATGGAACTGCCGAGAATGGCCACAATGCCCAGAGCCAGCAAAATGCCCGGAAAGGCAAACAGCACATCGCAGATGCGCATCACCACCCGGTCCCACCAGCCTTCATAATAGCCAGCCAGCAAGCCAAACACGGTGCCGATAAAGCCGCCGAGCGTGACGGACAAAAGGCCGGTTGCCAGCGAAATCCGCGCGCCCATCAAAATACGGCTGAAAATATCTCGGCCCAATGGATCAACGCCAAACCAATGGCTCAAGGAAGGCCCGGCATTGATCATGTCGTAGTCAAAGAAATTTTCAGCGTCATAGGGCGCAATCACGGGTGCCGCGATGGCCAAAACCATCAAAATCACAATGAAGGCCAAGGCCCCAAGCGCCACGGGCTGGCGTTTGAATTTGCGCCAAAATTCGCTCCAAGGGGTGCGAACAGCGCGGCTGGTCTGTGCAGCGGCGGCAATTGGGGCAGATGTGGTATTGCTCATGGCCGGCTCATTTATAACGGATTGTCGGATTGATGACGCCGTAGAGCAGATCCACGACAAGATTGATCAGGATGAATTCCAGCGAGAACATCAGCACGAGGGCCTGAATTACCGGATAATCCCGCTGGTTCACCGCATCGACCAGCAAACGGCCAACACCCGGCCAGTTGAACACCGCCTCCACCACAATGGAGCCGCCCAGCAGAAAGCCGAATTGCAGGCCCATCATGGTGACAATCGGGATCAGCGCGTTGCGCAGGCAATGTTTGGCAATCACCACTTTTTCATTCAGCCCCTTGGCGCGGGCGGTGCGCACAAAATCTTCCTGAATCACATCTACAAAGGCGGCTCGGGTAAAGCGGGCCATGACAGCGGCAACGCCTGCGCCCAGCGTTATCGATGGCAGGATGTAATGCCGCCAGCTATCGGCCCCCACGGTGGGCAGCCATCCGAGCCAGACCGAGAAAATCTGCATCAGCAACATGCCCAGCGCAAAGGCCGGAAAGGAAATGCCAGACACGGCCACGGTCATGCCCAATCTATCCGGCCAGCGGTTGCGAAACACGGCAGAAAAGACGCCAATGATCATGCCAACGGACACCGACCAGATCATGCTGGTCAGCGTCAGCAGCATGGTGGGCATGAAGCGCTCGCCAATTTCAACAGACACCGGGCGATGGGTGCGGATCGACACCCCAAGGTCGCCATGCAACATTCGTGTGAAATACTCGACAAATTGCTGGGGTAGGGGCTTGTCGAGGCCCAGTTCGCTGCGCACCAGCGCCACGGTCTGCTCGTCCGCATCCTGCCCTGCCGCAAGGCGCGCCGGATCACCCGGCAGCATATGCACAAACAGAAACACCAGAACGGCAACGATCAGAAGTGTGGGCAGCAGCCCGAACAGGCGCTTGAGAAAATAATTGAACATGGCAACCGCAGCGAAAGCCTTCAGGAGGGGTTGGAAGCATTTCCAGCAAAAGTGTATCGCGGTTTTGCGTTCGGAAATGCGTAAAAGGAGTGTCTCGGCGCTAGATCAGCGCCGGGATCGCGTTTTCAGAAGGTGTTATTGCTTGAGTGCAATGTCCGAGCTGTCGATATTGCCATCCGGCATGACATAAACGCCCTCAAGCTTTGTTGCGGCAGCCGAAACGTTGTTTTCGGTCACCAGCGGAGCCCAAGGCAGATCCTTCATGATCTGTTCCTGTGCATCGGCATAGAAGGTCTTCTTTTCGTCTTCCTTGGTGGTCTTCATGGCCTTGGCAATCAGATCGTCCACAATGGGATTGCTGTAATAGGCCGTGTTGCTCAGCTTTGGCGGCCATGCTTCGGTGGCCAGCAGCGGACGCAGCGCCCAGTCGGCTTCACCGGTTGAGGACGACCATCCAGCATAATACATCCGCACTTTGGCGGTTTTCGGATCGGGCGCTGTCTGCACCCATTCTACTCGCTGGCCCGGCTCAAGCGCCTGAAGCGTCACCTTGATGCCAACCTGCTGCAATTGCTGCTGCAAGAACTGAATGGCCTTTTGCGCCGTGGTGGTGGTGTAAGCGCTCCATAGGGTGGATTCAAAGCCGTTGGGATAGCCCGCTTCTTTCAGCAAAGCGCGTGCCCTGGCCGGATCATAAGGCCATGGCGCAATTTTGTGGGCGTAAAGCACGCCTTCTGGCACAACGCCTTCGGCGGGCTTGGCAAAGCCGCTGAAGGCCACCTTGGCAAGGGCTTCTTTGTTGATGGCATAGTTGATGGCCTGACGCACGCGCAGATCATCAAACGGCTTTTGCAGCATGTTGAAGCTGACATAGCGCTCAATGATCGACGGCGAAACCGTCACCGTCAGCTTGGTGTTCTGCTTCAGCGTTGCCACCTGCTCATAGGGCATGGGGTAGGCGAAATCAGCTTCCCCGGTCTGCAACATGGCAGCGCGGGTGTTGTTATCTGGCACTGGCTTCCAGGTGATTTCATCCACCTTTGGGAAGCCCTTACGCCAGTAGCCATCAAACTTCTTGGCCTTGACGTAATCGGTCTGCTTCCATTCGACAAACTCAAACGGGCCGGTACCAACCGGATGGAAGGCGATTTCCTTGTTGCCCCATTTTGTCAGCGCTGCTGGCGAAATCATTGCAGCAGAGGCATGGGCCAGCGAGTTGATGAACGGGCCGAAGGGCTGCTTTAGCGTGATACGCACTTCAAGCGGTGAGACAACCTCAACCTTGTCGATCTGGTTGAACTGGTTGAAGCGAGACAGCTTGTTGTCCGGGTTGCGCACGCGGTCAAAATTGACCTTCACGGCATCCGCATTGAAATCGGTGCCGTCTTGAAACTTCACGCCGTCACGCAGCTTGATGGTGTAGACCAGACCATCATCGGAGACGGTGTAGCCCGTTGCCAGAACCGGCTGAACCTTCAAATCCTTATCGAAGCCAAACAGGCCTTCGTAGAAGGACTTTGTCACAGCGGTGGTCAGCGTGGTGTTGGTGTTATATGGGTCCAGCGTTTCAGCCTGTGTGTTGAGGGCCAGAACCACGCTGCCAGCGGCAAGTGCCTGTCCCGCACCCATACTGAGAATGCCTGCCAAGACCGTGGCAGATGCGAGCCGGGAAGAAAATCTATGCTTCATCAATATCTCCTGTGCTGGTTGGGTCAGTTCGGTAAGTGTTGAATTACATTTTAAACGCGCCAACGCTGTGCCGGGCCACGAAATGGCCGGGTGACACCTCGTGCAAGGCTTCTACCACTGGCTCATCGCCCTTTTTGCGCATCGGGCTTGGCAGGTCTTCAACAGCAAATTGCCGTTTCAAATGGCGGCGGGCCGGGTCGGCAATCGGCACGGCTGCCATCAGCTTTTTGGTATAGGGGTGCTGCGGGTTTTCAAAAATGGCCCGGCGTGGGCCAATTTCAACAATCTGCCCCAGATACATCACCGCCACCCGGTGGCTGACGCGCTCCACCACGGCCATGTCGTGGGAAATAAACAGATAGGAAATGCCCAGATCACGCTGCAATTCCAAAAGAAGATTGACGATCTGCGCCTGAATCGACACATCCAGCGCCGAGACCGATTCATCGGCCACCACCACTTTCGGGTTCAGCGCCAAGGCACGTGCAATGGCAATGCGCTGACGCTGGCCACCGGAGAATTCATGCGGATAGCGCTCAGAATGGGCAGCCGACAGGCCCACCCGCTCCAAAAGCCAAGCCACGCGCTGTCTCGCTTCTTCGCCTTTGGCAATGCCATGGATCAGCAGAGGCTCCATAATGGAAAAACCAACCGTCAGCCTTGGATCCAGCGAGGCGAAGGGGTCTTGAAACACCAGCTGAATGCTGCGGCGAAGGCCACGCAACTCGCTGGCCGGAAGATCAAGAACATTGCGGCCATCAAATTCCACGCTGCCGCTCTGGCTATTGACCAGACGCAAGAGTGAACGGCCCGTGGTGGATTTGCCACAACCGGATTCGCCCACCAATGCCAAGGTTTCGCCAGCATGCAGATCAAAGCTGACCTTTTCCACCGCATGAACTGACCGATCAACCCGGTTGAACAGGCCGCGCCGAACATCAAAGCGGGTGACCAGATCGCGCACTTTCAAAATCGGCGGCAGATCAAACCGTGCTGGAGGTTGTTCTGCATGGGTCTGGGTGCTATCGGCCCCCACCAGATCAAAAGCGCGCGGACCATCGGTCCCGGCCATGGCCCCAAGGCGCGGCACAGCGGCCAGAAGGGCTTGGGTATAGGGATGGTTCGGGCGCTCGAACACGTCTTTCGATGCGCCATGCTCGACCTTTTCACCTTGGCGCATCACCAATACGCGGTCGGCAATTTCGGCCACCACGCCCATATCATGGGTGATGAACAACACGCCCATGTTCATGTCGTCCTGAAGCTGGCGGATCAGCTGCAAAATTTGCGCCTGCACGGTGACATCCAGCGCCGTTGTGGGTTCATCGGCAATCAGCAAGGAAGGGCGGCAGGCCAGCGCCATGGCAATCATCACCCGCTGGCGCATGCCGCCGGACAGTTGATGCGGATAGCGGCCAAACACATGTTTGGCCTCTGGAATGCGCACCAGATCCAGCATGCGCAGCGCTTCCGCCTTGGCGCTGGCCTCGTTCATTTTCTGGTGCAGGCGGATGGATTCAGCAATCTGTTCGCCAGCGGTAAACACCGGGTTGAGCGATGTCATCGGCTCTTGAAAGATCATGGCAATATCCGCACCGCGAATACTGCGCATGGTCGGCGTATCGGCCTTTGCCAGATCCAGCACCTTGTCATTGCTGGGGCGAAACAGCATAGCACCGCTATCAATCCGTCCACCGCCATGCTCAATCAGCCGCATCAGCGCCAGCGAGGTGACGGATTTGCCAGAGCCAGATTCACCCACAATCGCAAGCGTTTCACCCCGGCCAACCGCAAAGCTGATATTGCGCACGGCCTGCACCCGGCCCTCGGATGTGGCAAAGGATACCGTCAGGTCATCGACCGCCAGAACCTGATTGTCTAGCAGAGAGGGTGCGGTTTGGGGCAGGGTCGCAGAAGAGGTCATGGCAGATCGTCTCAATGAAAATGGGTCAGACAAGGCATCAGTCAAGCTCGGGTTCGTCGTCTTCGGCTGACGGTTTCGCCGATGCCCGATGAGGGTGGTTTGGACCGCTGTGCAGATAGGGAAGCACGGTATCAACAAGCTGGGTGGCGGCTTGCATGGAACGGCCTGATGCATAGGACACGGCGGCAGAGAGAGACTCGATCAAGGCTAGCGCACTGGCTTCACAGCTGGCGAAATAATCGCTCTCGACCTGCGCAAACAGCGTCATTGTGGCATGCGCCACCAGAGGCGAGCTGGCATTGTCTGTCAGTGCCAGAACATCGGCCCCAGCATCGCGCATGCGTTTTGCCAGCGTCACCGTATCGGCCATGTAGCGTGGAAAGGCGATGGCTATGACGAGGTCCCCGGCGCGAACATTTCGCAAAGCCCGCGCTGCGAAGGATGCGCCTTCCACGGTTGCCAGCAGGCGAACATCATCACAAAACAGATCAAACCGCCGCTGCATAAGGCCGCCAAGCCAGGCGCTGCTGCCAAGGCCGATGATGGAAATGCGGCGGGCGGACAAAATGAGACCGATAGCCCGCGATAGCGTCTCGGTATCGAGAGCCTGATGGGTTCGCTCAATATTTCTGGTTATCATGGCCAGGTTGTTGGCAAACACATCTGCGGGGCTGGTTGCCGCCTGCGACCGTCGCTGTAATTTTTCCACAGGTGCCAAAGCCGTCTCGTACCCCAGCACCAGATCAGCACGAAATTGCGCATAACCCGCAAACCCCAAGGCGCGGGCAAAGCGATTGACGGTTGGAACCGACACATGAACGATCTCGGCCAATTCTTCAGCCCGCATGGCGGCAACGCGCAAGGGATAATCCAGCACGTAATCTGCGATCTGCCGGTGGGCGGGCGATAACGTGGCCTGGATGATGCGTTGGGACATTGGCATGCGCTCTTGCGCTGATGGTACGCTTTCAATGTCCAAGATGCAGGCCCTGATTAAAAAATATCACCTGAGCCTCAGTATAGATATTTTTCAATCGTTCAAGCGGATTTTGGTGTAATTCTAGGCAAGTGCATATGATGCGTCATTTTTATGCATAGAATCTCTGACGGTGCCGTAATCTCGGTGTAAAAAAGCCTGCGAGCAGAATTAACTGCCGTTCCGACATGTCATGCGTTTCCGGCTACCTTTCATTGCATCGAGTTCGTGAAAGGCATATTGAAGGACGGACTTCGACTGTCGCTTCAGCTTTTCGGCAATGGAATTCATAGGTATAGGCCCGCTCCGCAAATTTTGGAGCAGCGATTTCCTTTAGTTGCAAAAAACTGCGACAAGGCCGTCGGCGCTTCAACGAAGTGATTGACTGTATTGAGCAAAGCTTGTTTGCTTTCCTATGTTAACTGACGGCAAAGATTGCAATGAAACCGCCGATGGAAGTGTGAGTGTGGGACGACGAGTTGTAAGGCATCAGACGGTTCGGCCCTTGGAGGATCGCGACGCTCAGGGCCTCAGTCCTGAAGATATCGCAGATCATAACGGACGCACCGTTTCTGCGCTTTTGCTGCGTGAAGGGCCGCTGACGCGCCAGGAGCTTGCCGCACGGCTTAAGCTCACAGAGCCTGCCATTACCGGCATTCTTCAACGGCTGTTGTCGGCAGGCCTTGTGTCCAAGGGCAATCGCCAGACCAGTACACGCTATAAAGCGGCGGAATTTTCACTTGTGTCATCCGGCGCTTACGGTCTTGGTGTTGAGCGTTGCCAGAATGGTGGCTCCCTTGCTTTGTGTAATCTCGCCGGTGAGATGGTGCTTTATCAGCGCTTTGATCAAGATGAAGCCTTCTTTGCTGCTGTTCGGCAGATTGTGCAGGCAGAGATGGGATTCCCCGCCCCCATCGGTGTCGGCGTGGTGATGAATGCAGACAAGGATGATGCATTCACGACGGCTTTTGGCGAATTGCCAAGCTTTACTCTGTCCAAACCCGAGGCGGTGCTGGCTGGGGAGAGATTGTTTGGCATCGGTGAGCCGGAAGGCGGGCTGGTTGTTGTGCTGATTGATGAACAGGTGCAGGCGGGCCTGATCATCAATGGCCGCTTTTACCGCGGCACGCATGGCAGAGCGGGCGCAATTGGCGCCATGCGTCCTGGCCTGGCGGAAGGCACACTGGATGTGATGGCGAGTGCGGCGTCTTACAGGGCTTTCATTGCCGCGCAGGGTGAAAACGAGGTTGATCGCTGGATTGAACAGGCCGCCAGTCGCCTTCTGGACGGCGTTGTCACCATTGCCGGTTTCATATCGCCGGGAGCCATGTTGCTGGGCGGGCAATTGCCCGCCGATGTGATTGATCGGCTGATTGAAAAAATCGCAGACGTCCGGCTGGGCAAAGAGCGATATTTTGTGCCCGCAGCCTGGATTCCGCCCGTACGCCCTTTAAGCTTTCCAGACCGCGACGCCGCTTATGGTGCTGCTGTTGCGCCGTTTATCGAACTGCTGCTGCCAAAACCGAATTGATCGATGCAGGCCGTATCGCTGTCGTCAGCGGTGAACGGCTGAGATGGGCAGAATCGGCAGAGGGAAGACAGAGCCGGTCGGCGAGCGCCATGGCGGCAGCACCAAGGGCTGCCGCATCCTCTGAGGCTGCCGCACGGTGTAGGCTTGGGGCCAACGCGCCCCGACGGCTGATTTCCTCATGCACGTAGAGCAGCAATTCATCAATCAGCCGCACCGGCAGGCGTCCACCCAGAATAATGCCATCGGGGTCCACCACCATGCCGATGTCGCTGACAGCTTCGGCAAGGTTGACGGCCATTTTCTTCAGCCAACCGCTGAGAAGGGCGCGTCCGCGTGCATCCAGCGTCAACAGATCTGCAGGTGTCGCCACATCCACACCATTGTCAGCAAGGTAATCGAGCAGCACAAACATCGACAGCATATCGCCCAACGGTCTGGTTTCACCGGCCAATGGGCCGGTTGTGACCGCCGTGGGCAACCAGCCGATTTCCCCACCCAGCCCGCCTGCGCCCTTGTGGCGCATACCGTCAATCACCAGACTACCGCCAAGACAGGCCGATATGAGAATATAGAAAAAACTGCGCATTTCGGTGCCCAGCCCATATTCAATCTCGCCCAAAGCCGCCGCATTGGCGTCATTGTCGATATAGATGGGATGGTCGGTGATATGCGACAGCGCGGCGCGCACGTCAAAGCCGTTCCACTGGCTATATGTGTCTGGCAGGCCAATCACCTGCACCTCACCTAGCCAGTCGGGAATGGCAAGGCCAATGCCCGCAAGCCTCGATTCGTGGATAACCTTGCGACGCAGGAAGGACGATACGGCGTCTTCCATCAGCTTTACAAAGGCATCCGGCAGCAAAAACCGCGCTTCATGGTGAATACGCCCGCGCACATTGCCCACCGCATCCACCGCCACAATGGTCAGGTGATCACGGTCAATATTGGCTCCGATGGCAAAGGCACCTTCCGGGTCAATCTCCAGCTCGATGGCGGGTTGACCCCGCAAGCCTTGGCGGCGGCGCGCTTCCATCACCAGCCCTTCATCCAGCAGCTTATCGACAATCCGGGTGACAGCCTGCTTAGTCAGGCGCGAAAGCTTGGCAATTTCGGTGCGCGAGATCGGCCCACCACGGTGAATGGCGTTCAGGATGATGGCCCTGTTGAGGGCTGCGGCCTGTTCGCCATTGGCTCCGGAATAACTCATTGTAATCGTCAATCTCCTCGCCGCCGGGCTGCGGCGGCGAGGAAACCATGCACTATAGACGTGCGAGGCGAAAGCATTTTCACGCGGTTTTCGACAGACGCCAACTCTTCACCTCAAAGGGTTTTAGCGCCTGCGCGTCCACCGCTTGCATTGGTTCTTCCAAAATGCTGAGTGCGCCGCTGACGGTCCAGCCATCTGACGGCTTAAGCTGGAAGCCACCCCGTCGACCGGCTGGCTCATATACGCGCACGATCAAGCCATCGCCATCCTCGGCAGGCTTGATCGCCGAGAGAGCGACCTCCAGCCCTGCTGCTTGCAACGGGCACCATTCACCTGCTGCTTTACCTGACACCGGGATGGCTATCAAAGGCTGGTTCAGATCATCGGCTTCTTCGCGCACCTGACCTTCATACCATGTGCCTTCATGGGGCATCAGCGCATAGGTGAAGGATTGATAGCCTTCATCGGCCAGCGGATCAGGATAGATGGGTGAGCGCAGCAAGGACAGGCCCAACACGTTGCCACGGGCCGAGTGGCCATATTTGGCATCATTCAGCAGCGCCATGCCAAAGCCCGGCTCGGACAGATCAATAAACCGATGGGCCGGTGCCTCAAACATCGCCTCATCCCACGAGGTGTTGGAATGGGTTGGACGCTCCACCACGCCATAAGCAACCTCGCAGGTGGCACGGGCCGCACTGACGGCAACACCATTTTCGGTGCGCAACATGACGCGGCGCTCATGCCAGTCAATCTCGGTGAAAATATCGAGGCGGCGGGCATTGGCGGCAAGGCTCAATGTTTGCACAATGGTGGAATCGCGCCAGCGGCGTTTGATGCGGATGGCGGCGCGGTGGGCGGTGTTTTCAACAAGCTCGATGGACTCGTGTCCGCTCAACTCCTCGGATTTTTGGCCGTAATCCTCTTCTACATCCCACGCATCCCAATTGCGCGGCTTATCGGCTGTATAGGCAAACAGCCGGTTGGCACCGCCCTCGACCGCTTCACGGCCCGATGCTTTGTGCAGGATAGAGGCGATGGAGCCATCGTCTGCCAGCGTCACCTTGATGATGTCATTTTCCAGAGTATTTTGCGTGGCTTTCAAGCCCGGTTTGGGGTCCAGGGCGCTGGCTGGCAAAACGCTCACACCAAGGGCTGGTACCACGCCATTAGTTGCGATGCTCTCATCCTTCAGGGTCAGGCGGATTGGCCGGGGGCTGAGCGTGGGGTTGATCACCAGCACAGCACCTTCATTGCCCTCAGGCAATTGCGAAAGAATGGCATCGACGGCAGCTTTTTGCGCCGCCGCGCCATCCATCAGCACCTGTTCAAGCTCGACTTTCGCATTCACATAAACCTCGGCAATCGAAGAGCCGGGAAGGATGTCGTGGAACTCGTTTTTCAGCACCACCCGCCATTCCGGCTCCATTGAACGCGGTTTGTCCGCTCCCAGAATATGGCCAAGGGATGCGAGCGTTTCCGCGGTAATCAGGCTACGCTCGGCCTTCCGGTGCAGTTTTTTGATGGCGCTTTGCGTGGTCAGCGTGGCGCGGTGCAGTTCCAGATAGATCTCGCCTTTCCACACAGAAACGGGCGTGGTTTTCGCCATTGCATGGGCGTCTTCAAAAAAGTCATGCACGCGGGTCCAGCGGGCTTCCGGGATGGCGGGGAAAACCCGCAGCTGTTCTTCGCGCACCACCATTTCAGGGCTTGGGCCACCGCCGCCGTCGCCGTAGCCGACGCAGAGCAGTGTGGTGTCGTGGCGATCTTTTTGGCGGTAGTTTTTCCATGTCGGCGTAATGCAATCGGGCCGCACAAAGCCGTTATAACCCTCCATCGGATTGTCGAACGAGTGGGCCAGCACACGGCTGCCGTCCAACCCTTCCCACCAGAACAGGTCGGCAGGGATATGGTTGCTTTCGGACCAATTGACCTTGATGGTAAAGAAGCTTTTCATGCCACCCTGTTTGAGAAGCTGCGGCAAGGCCCCGGCAAAGCCAAAGCAATCCGGCAGCCAGCACACACTGTGGCGCGTGCCAAAACGCTTTTCGAAATAGCGCTGGCCGTAGAGGATTTGTCGGGTCAGGCTTTCACCCGTGGGCATATTGGTATCTGGCTCAATCCACATGCCGCCGAGTGTTTCCCACTGGCCGTCTTTAGCACGGTCAACGATTTTGTTGAGCAGTTCAGGGTCATCCTCTTCCAACTGCCAGTAATAGTGGGCGGTTGACTGGTTGAAGCGGAAATCCTTCGATGTT
The window above is part of the Allorhizobium ampelinum S4 genome. Proteins encoded here:
- the gsiD gene encoding glutathione ABC transporter permease GsiD, with protein sequence MSNTTSAPIAAAAQTSRAVRTPWSEFWRKFKRQPVALGALAFIVILMVLAIAAPVIAPYDAENFFDYDMINAGPSLSHWFGVDPLGRDIFSRILMGARISLATGLLSVTLGGFIGTVFGLLAGYYEGWWDRVVMRICDVLFAFPGILLALGIVAILGSSMVNVVAAVAVFSVPAFARLVRSSTLVLKNMTYIEAVRSVGASDFIILFRHILPGAFSSIVVYFTMRLGTSIITAASLSFLGLGAQPPTPEWGAMLNDARADMVNAPHVALFPSLAIFVTVLAFNLLGDGLRDAIDPKIDRK
- the gsiC gene encoding glutathione ABC transporter permease GsiC, encoding MFNYFLKRLFGLLPTLLIVAVLVFLFVHMLPGDPARLAAGQDADEQTVALVRSELGLDKPLPQQFVEYFTRMLHGDLGVSIRTHRPVSVEIGERFMPTMLLTLTSMIWSVSVGMIIGVFSAVFRNRWPDRLGMTVAVSGISFPAFALGMLLMQIFSVWLGWLPTVGADSWRHYILPSITLGAGVAAVMARFTRAAFVDVIQEDFVRTARAKGLNEKVVIAKHCLRNALIPIVTMMGLQFGFLLGGSIVVEAVFNWPGVGRLLVDAVNQRDYPVIQALVLMFSLEFILINLVVDLLYGVINPTIRYK
- the gsiB gene encoding glutathione ABC transporter substrate-binding protein GsiB; the encoded protein is MKHRFSSRLASATVLAGILSMGAGQALAAGSVVLALNTQAETLDPYNTNTTLTTAVTKSFYEGLFGFDKDLKVQPVLATGYTVSDDGLVYTIKLRDGVKFQDGTDFNADAVKVNFDRVRNPDNKLSRFNQFNQIDKVEVVSPLEVRITLKQPFGPFINSLAHASAAMISPAALTKWGNKEIAFHPVGTGPFEFVEWKQTDYVKAKKFDGYWRKGFPKVDEITWKPVPDNNTRAAMLQTGEADFAYPMPYEQVATLKQNTKLTVTVSPSIIERYVSFNMLQKPFDDLRVRQAINYAINKEALAKVAFSGFAKPAEGVVPEGVLYAHKIAPWPYDPARARALLKEAGYPNGFESTLWSAYTTTTAQKAIQFLQQQLQQVGIKVTLQALEPGQRVEWVQTAPDPKTAKVRMYYAGWSSSTGEADWALRPLLATEAWPPKLSNTAYYSNPIVDDLIAKAMKTTKEDEKKTFYADAQEQIMKDLPWAPLVTENNVSAAATKLEGVYVMPDGNIDSSDIALKQ
- a CDS encoding dipeptide ABC transporter ATP-binding protein → MTSSATLPQTAPSLLDNQVLAVDDLTVSFATSEGRVQAVRNISFAVGRGETLAIVGESGSGKSVTSLALMRLIEHGGGRIDSGAMLFRPSNDKVLDLAKADTPTMRSIRGADIAMIFQEPMTSLNPVFTAGEQIAESIRLHQKMNEASAKAEALRMLDLVRIPEAKHVFGRYPHQLSGGMRQRVMIAMALACRPSLLIADEPTTALDVTVQAQILQLIRQLQDDMNMGVLFITHDMGVVAEIADRVLVMRQGEKVEHGASKDVFERPNHPYTQALLAAVPRLGAMAGTDGPRAFDLVGADSTQTHAEQPPARFDLPPILKVRDLVTRFDVRRGLFNRVDRSVHAVEKVSFDLHAGETLALVGESGCGKSTTGRSLLRLVNSQSGSVEFDGRNVLDLPASELRGLRRSIQLVFQDPFASLDPRLTVGFSIMEPLLIHGIAKGEEARQRVAWLLERVGLSAAHSERYPHEFSGGQRQRIAIARALALNPKVVVADESVSALDVSIQAQIVNLLLELQRDLGISYLFISHDMAVVERVSHRVAVMYLGQIVEIGPRRAIFENPQHPYTKKLMAAVPIADPARRHLKRQFAVEDLPSPMRKKGDEPVVEALHEVSPGHFVARHSVGAFKM
- a CDS encoding MurR/RpiR family transcriptional regulator, whose protein sequence is MSQRIIQATLSPAHRQIADYVLDYPLRVAAMRAEELAEIVHVSVPTVNRFARALGFAGYAQFRADLVLGYETALAPVEKLQRRSQAATSPADVFANNLAMITRNIERTHQALDTETLSRAIGLILSARRISIIGLGSSAWLGGLMQRRFDLFCDDVRLLATVEGASFAARALRNVRAGDLVIAIAFPRYMADTVTLAKRMRDAGADVLALTDNASSPLVAHATMTLFAQVESDYFASCEASALALIESLSAAVSYASGRSMQAATQLVDTVLPYLHSGPNHPHRASAKPSAEDDEPELD
- a CDS encoding ROK family transcriptional regulator; amino-acid sequence: MEDRDAQGLSPEDIADHNGRTVSALLLREGPLTRQELAARLKLTEPAITGILQRLLSAGLVSKGNRQTSTRYKAAEFSLVSSGAYGLGVERCQNGGSLALCNLAGEMVLYQRFDQDEAFFAAVRQIVQAEMGFPAPIGVGVVMNADKDDAFTTAFGELPSFTLSKPEAVLAGERLFGIGEPEGGLVVVLIDEQVQAGLIINGRFYRGTHGRAGAIGAMRPGLAEGTLDVMASAASYRAFIAAQGENEVDRWIEQAASRLLDGVVTIAGFISPGAMLLGGQLPADVIDRLIEKIADVRLGKERYFVPAAWIPPVRPLSFPDRDAAYGAAVAPFIELLLPKPN
- a CDS encoding ROK family transcriptional regulator, translated to MSYSGANGEQAAALNRAIILNAIHRGGPISRTEIAKLSRLTKQAVTRIVDKLLDEGLVMEARRRQGLRGQPAIELEIDPEGAFAIGANIDRDHLTIVAVDAVGNVRGRIHHEARFLLPDAFVKLMEDAVSSFLRRKVIHESRLAGIGLAIPDWLGEVQVIGLPDTYSQWNGFDVRAALSHITDHPIYIDNDANAAALGEIEYGLGTEMRSFFYILISACLGGSLVIDGMRHKGAGGLGGEIGWLPTAVTTGPLAGETRPLGDMLSMFVLLDYLADNGVDVATPADLLTLDARGRALLSGWLKKMAVNLAEAVSDIGMVVDPDGIILGGRLPVRLIDELLLYVHEEISRRGALAPSLHRAAASEDAAALGAAAMALADRLCLPSADSAHLSRSPLTTAIRPASINSVLAAAVR
- a CDS encoding alpha-mannosidase, coding for MSLTYTQRLERIEVRNAEFQFWRARKTVELTSWNFNGEPIAVGEAWPHKTPPIGFTVDVTVPEGWPLADTYLYLNLGGESLLSITAQDGTTKRYGLDPYHREFAAPSQSFSLHAQSVPRLPFGEPVRAPKLERAELFWIDRSVDRMWLLMRQIAEALRVLEGHDVVPYLLDAAEQAFYAIDWPSATADYVARTAPAVMQQKIWQLPDLKADPEGLTDAQRAKLDQAYEALMARLGELRERFPPQGKVALTGHAHIDLCWLWPYDETRRKMRRTFHTALSIMETSKDFRFNQSTAHYYWQLEEDDPELLNKIVDRAKDGQWETLGGMWIEPDTNMPTGESLTRQILYGQRYFEKRFGTRHSVCWLPDCFGFAGALPQLLKQGGMKSFFTIKVNWSESNHIPADLFWWEGLDGSRVLAHSFDNPMEGYNGFVRPDCITPTWKNYRQKDRHDTTLLCVGYGDGGGGPSPEMVVREEQLRVFPAIPEARWTRVHDFFEDAHAMAKTTPVSVWKGEIYLELHRATLTTQSAIKKLHRKAERSLITAETLASLGHILGADKPRSMEPEWRVVLKNEFHDILPGSSIAEVYVNAKVELEQVLMDGAAAQKAAVDAILSQLPEGNEGAVLVINPTLSPRPIRLTLKDESIATNGVVPALGVSVLPASALDPKPGLKATQNTLENDIIKVTLADDGSIASILHKASGREAVEGGANRLFAYTADKPRNWDAWDVEEDYGQKSEELSGHESIELVENTAHRAAIRIKRRWRDSTIVQTLSLAANARRLDIFTEIDWHERRVMLRTENGVAVSAARATCEVAYGVVERPTHSNTSWDEAMFEAPAHRFIDLSEPGFGMALLNDAKYGHSARGNVLGLSLLRSPIYPDPLADEGYQSFTYALMPHEGTWYEGQVREEADDLNQPLIAIPVSGKAAGEWCPLQAAGLEVALSAIKPAEDGDGLIVRVYEPAGRRGGFQLKPSDGWTVSGALSILEEPMQAVDAQALKPFEVKSWRLSKTA